Genomic segment of Candidatus Chlorohelix allophototropha:
ATACCAAGAATTCGTTATTGAAAATTGCCCTTCTTAGCTCTAGTTCCATTTCAAAGCGCTGGGTAAAATTTGTACGGATTTCAGTTTGGTATATTTCAAAGTTACCACGCCCATGTGATCTAGCATAGAACATAGCAATTTCGGCATTTCTAAGCAGTTCTTCAGGGGTTTCCAGTTCCTTCTTTTGACTTACGGCTACTCCCATTGTGGCGCTTACACTGATGGCTTTACCTTTAACGGTAAACGGTCGAGCGAGTTCCTCTTGAATTTTTTCTATAAGCGTTAAGGTGCGAGACCCGTCAGCAATAAAGGCTACAAAATTATCGAAATATAAATGTTCAACAAATTCATCAATTCCAAAGCAGGAAATTAGCCGACGAAAAATATCTGAAATTAATTGGTTGCCATTTATATATCCCAATTCTATATTAGCTAGTCTGAAAAAATCGATATTGATATAAATGATTGCAAGTGGTTCTTTAACATGCGGGTTATCCAAAGAGTTACCCACTTTACTTAAAAAACCCGATCGCCTTGCTGCTTCTTCCATTGTCACCGGGTCAAGAATTTTTTTCATATGCCTGCGCTTTCGATTTACCAGCTACGTAATACCATATTGTCATAATTATTATAAATTTACTACATTACAATATATATATCTATAGTCTTAAAGATTATTAATCATCTTAAATAATACAAATATGGAATTTTCTTGATTCTTATGTTAAGATGAATACTTGAGCGGGTGTTCTATATAAGAGTTAAATCGGGGACATGCTAAATTCGCTTTTGTTCATAATTTTGCTACCAGTGATTGTTACGTTGCTTGTTGTAGCCTTGCTAATTTTCAGGCGCAGACGTAAGGTTTTGGCTCGCCCAGAACTGGAAATTGAAGATAATCCGCTTCTTGAAAATGATAATACTACCGATATACCCCGCAATACCCAGCAATTAAATCCTACTCTGGTAAATCGCTCTGCCACGCAACTGACCGGAATGTTTGGCACTATCCGGGGTCGCGCTACCCGCCCCCGCCGAATTCGTCCAGAAGTCCGTCCCCGCGACCCCGACCGTAATGTTCCTAAGTTGACTCCTCGCGCTTTACGCCGTGCCGGGTTACGTTCTAGGGTATTCAAGATAACCGATGAGCAAATCTTGGCTACTTCTGGTTATGCCATTACCGACGATGTGCAGAAATTACCCACTATAGATCCCCAATTCAGCTTTGAATCAACCGGGTTTGATTTGCCGCAAAGCCTTAACGAATTTGGGGCTGTTGTGTCTCCCTCTGTGATTACCGGTAGGTTATATACCGGTGGTAGCCAATTCGGAAAGGCTACTTTCCAGACCACCGCCGGACGAGAGTTCGTAGAACGTGGAACTGATGTTGGCTTCGACTATGAATCAATACCATCGCTTGATTATGAAAAATTCGCTGACAAATCGGTTCACAAAGAGCTTGATTTCGAACTAGAATATGCCTCCCACCCATACACCAGCTTTTTTTCAGGGGTTTCGGGTTCTGGTATGCTTCCTTTCAGTGGACGTTTATTTGAGCGGACTGAGCAGGGTAGGGATTTTGTAATTAGCGGTGGCTCAAACGGTAACGGTCATTACCAAAACGGTAAGAATGGTAATGGGTTGCACGTAGTTGGCGAACCAGCTTTAGAAATGGATATTCAGGACTTCTTTTACCGTATGGGAAAAGGCATCGTACTTGATGAGCCTCTCCCGCCTGAAGAAGTAGAAGTTGCGCCAGCTTATGAGCCTATGGTACGAGAGCCGCTATTTAACTATGGCTACACCGGAACAATAGGTTTTTTCACCCGCCCTACTGCCGAACGTCGCCGCTTGCGCCGCTTGATAAGCCGTGACCCACTCGCGCCTTTCCGCGCCTTATTTCGCCAACGCAACCGCAAATCAATAGTAACTGTGTTCTTGGGTAGCCTTTTTGTAATTTTCACTATTATTTTCGGGCTTGTGTTTTTGAGCAAGCAAATCGACCGTGCGCCACTTGATACTTTCTCGGTGGTATTAGGTCCGTTGGGGCAAGGTGAAACTTATCGCTCATTTCAGGTAGGGCGTGAGATTTCGGTCAGTTTGCAAAAAGCGTTGGTGACTTCGGCAGGTGCAGACGTGCGTTTTGCCGATAATACCGTAGAAAATGAGCAGCAGGCGCTCCGAGAACTGCAACGCACTAAGGCTGACACCGCGCTCTATGGTTATCTCGATGATGCAAATCAGGTTCACATGCAAGTTTTACTCGCTCCCAATGGGCCCTTTGATCCCGGTGGGGGAGGACGGATTGCAGTAGAGCTGTATTCGTTTGAACCCACACGCTTGTCATTCATATTTCCGCTCGATTCTAAAGCAGTAGAGCAATTGGTGATGGCTCTTTCAAATTACTACAGTGGAAATTATGACCTTGCAGGGGCGCAGTTCCAAGCTACCTCACAAACATTAGGACAGCAAGATATACCTGAATTGCATATGCTGGCAGGGATTTCATTCCAGTTATTACGGAGTTTCGATGGTGCGGTAAGGGAATATGATACCGCATTGACAATGATACGGGAAAAACGCAATCCGCTTAATCTCGATCCAGATCAAGTTACTAGTAACCGTGCTTTTGCTTTGCTGAACCTGCCCGACCATCTGCCCGAGGTCACTAATACCTTGCTCCAACTTTCTACCAATCACCCCGATAATCCCCATATGCTGTCTAATTATTTCTATCTACAATTAGATAGAGCTAACGGATTGAATAACGAGCAGCTTTTACTAGATATGAGCGCGAAGTTGAGCGCTGCGTTAGTTAAATACCCCGATTTTTGGGCAGGGTATTATTATCTCGGCGTAGCCTACTATGGTTTGAAGGATTACAATCAGGCTGAGGCAGCTTTCACCACTGTTGAGAAATTAAAGCCGGAGTACCCGCCTGCCTATAATATGTTGGGAATGGTTTTGCTTGATCGCTATTACCAATTCTACTTGGGGCGTACTACTTCTGAAAGCGCCGTGCTGCTGGACAATGCCCGTACTCAACTTCAGAGCGGGTTTGATCGTGCCAATACCCGCCGCGAGCGTACCAGCGCCTATGCCAACGCAGTGCGTCAGACTCAGGATCGAAATAAACTTGTACCCGCGTTGGAAGAATTCGCTAGAATTGCCAGCGGTGAAGCCGATCAAGCCAAATTCGGGCTGGCGCGTGATATTCTGGAACGCGGTCGAATAGAGGGTAACAAAGTTGGCAATGTCTTTGACCAAGCTTTACGCTGGCTTAAGAGTGAAAAAACCGCTTTGGAAGATGCACGCGAACGCTTCCAACAAATAACCAACGACCGCAAAGAGTTTGGTGATGGTTATTTCTATCTTGGCGAAGCTTATTATTTGCTAGGGGATGTCAATAATGCCAACGCTAATTATGAGCTTGCCAAAAGTAAACCAAATCCGCGTGTATTATATTATTCCACTGTTGCCGAGCACTTGGTGAAACAAGACAAAAAGCAAGAGGCAGTGGCACAGATTCAAGACTATACCAAGAAATATCCCAACTCATCAGAAGGCTATGTGGCTTTAGCGGATTTGTATCTCAAGATTAGCCAACCGCAAGATGCCCTTAATGCTGCTGCTGAGGCGGTGCGTCGCAATAATCGTGATCCTTACACTTATCTGGTACAAGCACGCGCACAAATCGCAGTTGGTCGCAATAAGGATGCCGATACCAGTTTCCAACGCGCTTCGCAGCTAGAGCCAAATAACCCGGATATACCTTATGAACAGGGTTTGGCTTTCTATAATCTCGGTCAACCTGCCGAAGCGTTGAAAGCCTTGCAGCAGGTTGCCAAACTTAAGCCTGATGCTTACCCTTATGCCCACTACTTGATAGGGCGTATTCTTCAGGATAGTTATAGCAACCCGTCCCAAGCGGTAACTGAATATCTGAATACGGTTAAGCAGGATGATGGGCAATTTCAAGCGTGGCTAAAATTGGCGCAATATTATAGCCAGGTAAATAATCTGGATGAAGCCATAAAAGCTTATGAAAAAGTGTTAAAGTATGACCCCAAGAACTATGTTGCTGCTTATAGCGAAGGTTTGTTGTGGGAGGTTAAGAAGCAGAGTGATACTGCCGAACGCTACTATCGGCAAGCAATTGAGCTACAACCCGGTTTGGTAAACGCCTATACCCAATTATCTCGTCTTTTGGCGAGTAAAAATAGCGGCAATTCTCAGCAAGAGGCTATTACGATGGCTCAAGTTGCTTCACGTTTGGATGCTAACAACCCTCAAACCTATGACGCGCTTGGCTATGCTTATCTCCAAACAGGGGATTATCGCAACGCTATTCAAGCGTTTGATAAAACCGTGTCGCTGAATGCGAACTATCTTGAAGGATATTATCTTCGTGCCACTGCTTATATCGCCTTGAAACAATATGACCGTGCCCAGACAGATATTAATCAGGTAATCCGTTTGAAACCGGAAGACCCTAACTATTATTTAATTCTAGGGCAAATTGTGGAGGCGCGTGGT
This window contains:
- a CDS encoding tetratricopeptide repeat protein; protein product: MLNSLLFIILLPVIVTLLVVALLIFRRRRKVLARPELEIEDNPLLENDNTTDIPRNTQQLNPTLVNRSATQLTGMFGTIRGRATRPRRIRPEVRPRDPDRNVPKLTPRALRRAGLRSRVFKITDEQILATSGYAITDDVQKLPTIDPQFSFESTGFDLPQSLNEFGAVVSPSVITGRLYTGGSQFGKATFQTTAGREFVERGTDVGFDYESIPSLDYEKFADKSVHKELDFELEYASHPYTSFFSGVSGSGMLPFSGRLFERTEQGRDFVISGGSNGNGHYQNGKNGNGLHVVGEPALEMDIQDFFYRMGKGIVLDEPLPPEEVEVAPAYEPMVREPLFNYGYTGTIGFFTRPTAERRRLRRLISRDPLAPFRALFRQRNRKSIVTVFLGSLFVIFTIIFGLVFLSKQIDRAPLDTFSVVLGPLGQGETYRSFQVGREISVSLQKALVTSAGADVRFADNTVENEQQALRELQRTKADTALYGYLDDANQVHMQVLLAPNGPFDPGGGGRIAVELYSFEPTRLSFIFPLDSKAVEQLVMALSNYYSGNYDLAGAQFQATSQTLGQQDIPELHMLAGISFQLLRSFDGAVREYDTALTMIREKRNPLNLDPDQVTSNRAFALLNLPDHLPEVTNTLLQLSTNHPDNPHMLSNYFYLQLDRANGLNNEQLLLDMSAKLSAALVKYPDFWAGYYYLGVAYYGLKDYNQAEAAFTTVEKLKPEYPPAYNMLGMVLLDRYYQFYLGRTTSESAVLLDNARTQLQSGFDRANTRRERTSAYANAVRQTQDRNKLVPALEEFARIASGEADQAKFGLARDILERGRIEGNKVGNVFDQALRWLKSEKTALEDARERFQQITNDRKEFGDGYFYLGEAYYLLGDVNNANANYELAKSKPNPRVLYYSTVAEHLVKQDKKQEAVAQIQDYTKKYPNSSEGYVALADLYLKISQPQDALNAAAEAVRRNNRDPYTYLVQARAQIAVGRNKDADTSFQRASQLEPNNPDIPYEQGLAFYNLGQPAEALKALQQVAKLKPDAYPYAHYLIGRILQDSYSNPSQAVTEYLNTVKQDDGQFQAWLKLAQYYSQVNNLDEAIKAYEKVLKYDPKNYVAAYSEGLLWEVKKQSDTAERYYRQAIELQPGLVNAYTQLSRLLASKNSGNSQQEAITMAQVASRLDANNPQTYDALGYAYLQTGDYRNAIQAFDKTVSLNANYLEGYYLRATAYIALKQYDRAQTDINQVIRLKPEDPNYYLILGQIVEARGNGEEALVAYDKALNLKLTNPSPAYVGIGNVYLARGQMAVARTNYQKAVAADPNNLDANYQLASAYFLEGKFDQATTEFEKVVKRQNDRGLAWYYLGLLYSRQNRVDNALQAFKNAVQFDPNRVEAHYELGNAFRVKDQREQAQAEYDATLKLNPTFYPAYLQKGLVLESFGHYDDARTALSQALRSSDPIINQQARDALTRIGNQ